Within Nostoc flagelliforme CCNUN1, the genomic segment TTGATACGTGTGCTAACCACTTTGTTGGTCTTGGGAAGCTGGTGCAGATGTGTGGACTGACAGCCGGGGTGCATCACAAGCAAACTCCCGTGTTCCAACCAAAAGTCAGTAGGTTTGCCATTTCTAGGTTTGATTTGGAATTTGCGACATGACCCCAGGTTTACGGATGCGATCGCTGGCTGATATCCCATTGAAGAATCAGTATCAGAGTGCCAGCCAATCGAATCTTGTCCGGTGCGGTACTGGTTGCCAATTACGATGCGGAACTTGTAACCACTAAGTGCAGTAATGCGATCGCGCAAGCTAGACAGAGCTTCTGTCCACCATAGTGGTTTCAAAAATACGCTGTTTGAGTAAAGATAGTCACAGCCTTTGTCACCGTAAAGACATTCAAGGCGGGGAACGGGCATTGTTTTACCCGCGACTCTGATTTGATTTTGCTGCCACTCCAGTTGTAGACAGTGTTGGTAGAGCGAGTTGGCAAGTTCCTGACTTAAGAAATCGGGGTAGTAGGTGATAGGTAATATTGGGGTTGATTCAGCAAATAAATTGAGTTGTTGCATGGTACTTTTCTCCAACAAAGAAAGTATTCTGAAGACAATTGCTGTTAGTTTTGACCAGTAGAGAAAACCTCAATCAACACGCTTTCTGGATATAAACCAACTTTTCCAAAACGTGGGTCATGAATGCGTTCTATTTCTATGCCTTGTTTTCGGCACAATGCACTTGCCTTTCGACCTTTAGTACCGGCTTCTTTAACCGAGATTTCCAAACCTTGAAGATTAGCGAAACCAACAACGCTATATTTATGTCCGCATGGGGTATTTACCCTGTCTTGCTCAACTTCAACCGCTTTTAGACGGTGCAAAATTTCAGTTTGTTGCTGTTGTTGTTGGAGTAAATGCTGTTCTTGCTCTGCCAGTTGTTGTGCGATCGCTGCAAGTAACTGTATTTGTGTCATGGCTTTTAACTGGGTTTGGGTTTCAGCCTCTCGCGTTTTCACAACAAAATAACTTTGTGCTGCTGCTATCTCTGGTTTTCGTGGATCGCCATTCATTGCGGTTAAATATCCGCCATAACGAGATAGTTTGTAATCTTGTCCTGGTCGCCCCTGACTTTTCAGGGTTGACCCTGAAAAGTGCATCTCTACGTCATTTCCCGTATTTTTACAAGCAAAAGTTGCTCTTTCAATTACGGGTTTAAACTCATTCCAGCGAGAATAACCCAGTAATGGCATTAACTCTCTAGCAGTCCAATATTCTTGTCCTTGTTCATCGAACTGACGGATGCCATCGAAAGGACTACTGTTATTTAGTTGATGGAGATTTTCATTCTTAGTCATGACATACCTTTTGTTTCATGGTGGTAGAAGTAATTGCTGACTTTGATTAACAGGTGATACTTTTTTCGGTGAAGCCAACAAATTATCGTCAGAGCGCTAAACAAATCAGACTTTCACCCGCATCAAACTTTTTTCACCGACTAATGAGAAGCGATTCGATATAGTCGGTGTTTTAATTAACGTTGGCGACATCAATTCAACGAGATAAAACCAAGAATTATGCACCAGCGCAATCCCCAGAATCAGCCGTTGCTTTGTCCCCTTATCGTGAGAACAGAGGATTACTTTTTCGCCCAAGACAAAAGCAGGTTTTTGCAAGGGAAAGGGTTGTAATTCTCCAGTACCGATGATTTGGTTTTGTGTAGCGTGAAGAATTTCATTACGGCAATCTATCGAATAAAGCCAAGTTTCATATTTCCACTGAATACCGCAGCAATAGCCGAATGTTCTTGTGGTTCGGAGGTATACTCTTTCCAGTAAATTAACCTCAATTGGTGGAATTGTTTTGCCCCAAGGTGGGGAGAGATACCAGCATTTTTGGAGAGTAATAATTTGTTCTGTCATCCCAATCTCCCGACCAAGTACTCGATAGCGTCTTTATCAATGGCAGCAATGCGACTCTTAAGACGTTGAGGTGGGTTTTCAAGAAATCGTTTTAAGTCTTTGCTCTTGATTTGGTGATATCTACCAGAGCGCCGGGTTGTGCGTATCCATCCCTTTTTTACCCAACTCCATAACAATTCAAAATTCAAAATTCAAAATTCAAAATTATTTAGGATTGTTTTGCTTGGTTTTGACTATTATTGATGCGATTATTTTGATGAGTTCTTCGCTTTCAGTTAGCAAAGACGACAATTTTGATGGTTCTATGATTTGGGTACTTATCATGATTCTCAGCCAATATCTTGTTTCTCTGGCTTCTTTAAGAGCAATTTCTAGTTTATGCACAAAGTCAGCTTTGCTTTGAGCAGATTGAGATTCTTCAACATTTGCACCTATAGAAGTTCCAGACCTAATTAGCTGTTTATATAAAACTCGCCCTACTCCTGGTCTTTCATCTAATACTTTGCATAAGTTGACTATTCTAACGGCAAAGTTGAATGTTCTATCTGTAATATCTTTTTGTTGACTCATTGCTTTTTATCCCCTCTGTTATAATCGTGATTATTTCATGGATAAAATTAATAGACTACTCTTCTTACATTTTGAATTTTGAATTTTGAATTTTGAATTACCCGAAGGGGTTGACCCAACTCCAAACAGTTGCTGAATTCAGTTGCAGAACTCTGGCAATTTCGCAGCAATTGTAGTTATCAAGAATTGGACGTGCGGAGTATCCTAAAAAGCGCAGTTTCTTTTGAATAGCTGATGTTGAACGTGTGTATCCTCTTTTTTGGAGGCGATGTGCTATTTGCTTAACAGTGTAGAGACAAGCCATTTCTTCAATGATTGCGAGTTCTTCGTCAGTCCATTTTGTATGCATGTGATTACCTCTCCTATTTATGCAGATTTAGTATCAGGCTGTTCTTGGACAATTCGAGCGCTAATAGATTCAAAATCCACTTGAAAAATGTTCATATCAGTCAGCATTTCCCCACTGTTGTAGCGGTCTACAATGTGCTGTTTAATTGCGGATTGATTCAGCCCATCAGGGATATCGATGTGAGCTTCACTTGTAATTTTTTCGACTACTGTGACAATGACTTTCATGGGTAATTCCTGTTTGATTAATTGAGGATTCAGAAATAAAACTTCTTCTGAATCCTGTATGGTTATTTACACTGCTCCGGCTTTTGCAGTTTGCACTTGTTGCATCCATGTTTTGATTGCCGTTAACTCTTCAGCACCGCTAGCAACAGCATCAACAACAAGATGTTGATACAAAGATTCAGCATGATTGGGATAGTCGCACTTATCTGCCGCCCAAGCCAAACACATAGTCTTCACCAGTTCATCAATCTTGCTAATATGCAATTGGCTGGGGCTATTAGTGTCTTGGAATTGCAACCACTCTCTGACCAAATCAAGAGGATAATCAAGCAAGGTGCGAATATTTTTTACTCGTAGGTCATGAGGATGTACTGGTTGTGGGACTACGCTAAGTTTTGGTGTAGATGGAATAGTTGAGGAATTCCCAGCTAATAAAATTTGAATATCACGAATGATAGTTGCCCAATCCAAATCTCTACTCCATTCTCTGTAAATCTTGGTTTTACTTGCAGCATCGTAAAGATTGCAGAAAACCGTGTTTTCGTCGCCAGCATTAGCGACAATAATCAGTGGTTTGGAGAAATCTTGGATTAATGAGGCAGCTAAAAGGAAGCTTTTGGCGAAATTGGTTTCAACACCAGTTCTTATGACGTAAAGTTCATCGGCACTGACAACAATATCCAGCTTTAGATTGTCCTTGCCTTTGAACTCTTTAGTCGTTAGGCGGAGTTCAGACAAATATCCAGTTAATGCTCTTTGGGTAACAGGGATTTTCTTGTCTTGGTTGATATTGAACTTGTACCAAACGAAAGATTCACCGTCTACTTCCCCCTGATTTACAAATAAATAGATGGGTTCGGGAGGGTTGCATAAACCTAGTTTAATTTCAGTAATCATATTTTGTTGACCTGTGCAATGATTAGTGGTTTGTAGCGTAAACTTTCAGCGCTTTACGATTGCTTGAAGAAAAGCTGATATTCAAGCAATCGCTTTTCTACTAAACAGAAGGTTCTTGATTGCGGTCTAACTCCCATTGCAGATAGGTAAGCGCAGTTTGAGCATCGGCAATGTTTAAATCAGGTTGATATCCCTCGTCCAACAGTTGTTTGTAGTCTGGATGCGTAGCAATAAGGGATATCAGGGTTTGGGCTTGTTCAAGTAATTGGTGGAGGCTGGAGCTAGACATTTGAATGCCCAGCCGTGAACATAAATCTTTTGCTTTCACACCGAATGTTCCTGGCTCAATCTCGGTTTCTAATTCTTCAAGCAGAGATCG encodes:
- a CDS encoding alpha-ketoglutarate-dependent dioxygenase AlkB family protein, which encodes MQQLNLFAESTPILPITYYPDFLSQELANSLYQHCLQLEWQQNQIRVAGKTMPVPRLECLYGDKGCDYLYSNSVFLKPLWWTEALSSLRDRITALSGYKFRIVIGNQYRTGQDSIGWHSDTDSSMGYQPAIASVNLGSCRKFQIKPRNGKPTDFWLEHGSLLVMHPGCQSTHLHQLPKTNKVVSTRINLTFRPHTGAGR
- a CDS encoding BRO family protein, yielding MTKNENLHQLNNSSPFDGIRQFDEQGQEYWTARELMPLLGYSRWNEFKPVIERATFACKNTGNDVEMHFSGSTLKSQGRPGQDYKLSRYGGYLTAMNGDPRKPEIAAAQSYFVVKTREAETQTQLKAMTQIQLLAAIAQQLAEQEQHLLQQQQQQTEILHRLKAVEVEQDRVNTPCGHKYSVVGFANLQGLEISVKEAGTKGRKASALCRKQGIEIERIHDPRFGKVGLYPESVLIEVFSTGQN
- a CDS encoding DUF1392 domain-containing protein gives rise to the protein MTEQIITLQKCWYLSPPWGKTIPPIEVNLLERVYLRTTRTFGYCCGIQWKYETWLYSIDCRNEILHATQNQIIGTGELQPFPLQKPAFVLGEKVILCSHDKGTKQRLILGIALVHNSWFYLVELMSPTLIKTPTISNRFSLVGEKSLMRVKV
- a CDS encoding four helix bundle protein, whose protein sequence is MSQQKDITDRTFNFAVRIVNLCKVLDERPGVGRVLYKQLIRSGTSIGANVEESQSAQSKADFVHKLEIALKEARETRYWLRIMISTQIIEPSKLSSLLTESEELIKIIASIIVKTKQNNPK